CTTTTTGCCGGGCTTCGCGCAGCCACTTGGGATATTCGTTGAACAGACGGTCGTAAAGCTCCTCGTCACTGACCGCATCCAGATCGTCGAGCGCGAAGAAGTCGGCATTATCCACTACGCGTCCCTGCAGATCGTCAAGCTGGCGCAGGACGCCGTAATCCGCGTTGCCGATGCCGACAAACTGCCAGAAGATATTATGCTTCGAGCTTTCGACCAGCAGCTTCGAGATTTTGGGCGTTTCATAGATGCCGCCGTCGCTGAAGAAGACGACATATACCGGCAAAGGCCCCGGCTCCTCTTTCGTATATTTCTTGATCAGATCCTTCATCACCACAGGCTCATTGTTCCCGATCCCCAGCCCGCCGAACATCTTGGGTCCCGGGTAGGTGTTCTTCACATAATCCTCATACCCGTGTTCATTTACACTCGGCATCCGCTTGCACTTGGTGGCGAAGAACCAGACATCCATCTCTCCGTCATCGTCCATGCTGGCCGCCACCGCCAGCACCCGTTCAAAAGCCCGCTGCACGACTCCCTTCGCATACAGCCCGGCCATCGAGCCGGACGCATCGAACACCACTGCCACCCTCGCCTTCTCCTGGTCCAGGTTCTTCTTGCGCAGCGAAATGCTAACCTTCTGCTTCAGCAGATCAATCTTCGTCAGGTTCAGAGCCGGCTTTGGCGCAGTATTATGTACAGTCTCTGCAGAAGCACCGCTGACAGCAGCAGCAGCTTCCCTATGCCCCGCCGCAGGCTCCGCCGCTGCTCCTTCCTCATCCTCCACCTCAACCCCGTGGGCCTCTGCCAGCGGCTTCAATCCGCCATGGAAGCCCCGGCCGACCGCTCTCAGCTTGAAGCCCCCGCCGTGACGGTACAGCTCGGCCAGCACCAGCGAGGTCTCGGCATTGGCTTCGCTGATCTCATAGACCAGCTCCGTCCCGTTGCCGGCGGCGCTGATTTTTGCGCCCCTGACGTCAGCGAAGGTTCCGGGGCCGTCCAGCGTTGCCGCGAAGACACATTTCTCAACGCCTGATTTCTGCAGCGCATGCAGATCGATCACAAATTCTCCGCTAGTTTTGTCGATCGGATTGAATACAACCATCCGCCCGGGATCGGAGGTCTGATT
This region of Paenibacillus sp. FSL K6-1096 genomic DNA includes:
- a CDS encoding VWA domain-containing protein — its product is MNPNIIRLVSGSNAKLDEAAAQATVKISCSFSPAVLDISCFMVGENGKVASDDFFVFYNQTSDPGRMVVFNPIDKTSGEFVIDLHALQKSGVEKCVFAATLDGPGTFADVRGAKISAAGNGTELVYEISEANAETSLVLAELYRHGGGFKLRAVGRGFHGGLKPLAEAHGVEVEDEEGAAAEPAAGHREAAAAVSGASAETVHNTAPKPALNLTKIDLLKQKVSISLRKKNLDQEKARVAVVFDASGSMAGLYAKGVVQRAFERVLAVAASMDDDGEMDVWFFATKCKRMPSVNEHGYEDYVKNTYPGPKMFGGLGIGNNEPVVMKDLIKKYTKEEPGPLPVYVVFFSDGGIYETPKISKLLVESSKHNIFWQFVGIGNADYGVLRQLDDLQGRVVDNADFFALDDLDAVSDEELYDRLFNEYPKWLREARQKGIVRS